The following coding sequences are from one Diospyros lotus cultivar Yz01 chromosome 7, ASM1463336v1, whole genome shotgun sequence window:
- the LOC127806399 gene encoding protein FLX-like 3 isoform X2 — translation MAGRNHLPRQPEAFRGFRDGPRPIIHRGPGPLPLHPAALEEELEMQHREIQRILAENRHVIDENVILQRELAAAKDEIHRLGQVIPKLRADGEAHARELIDRALKLEAELRATEPLRSDLMQLRAEAQKLNALRQDLSSQVQALTQDITRLKAENEQVNALKADVDGLHKELYEARRAFEYEKKANEEQMEQKQAMEKNLVSMAREIEKLRAEQMAGDRGARGLGAGSYGMLNGSPEMRYAGSAYGDIYGSSGRWGPYDKRGPTRR, via the exons ATGGCAGGGAGAAACCATCTTCCTCGCCAGCCTGAGGCTTTCCGTGGTTTCCGTGATGGACCTCGGCCTATCATTCATCGAGGACCAGGACCACTCCCCCTTCACCCTGCAGCTCTGGAAGAGGAGCTTGAAATGCAACATAGAGAAATTCAGAGGATTCTTGCTGAGAATAGACATGTGATTGATGAAAATGTGATTCTTCAGAGAGAATTGGCAGCTGCAAAAGATGAGATTCATAGATTAGGTCAGGTCATTCCCAAACTCCGAGCTGATGGAGAGGCACATGCTAGGGAGTTAATTGACAGAGCATTGAAGCTAGAAGCCGAGCTCCGTGCCACTGAGCCTCTGAGGTCAGATCTTATGCAGTTAAGAGCTGAAGCACAGAAACTTAATGCTTTGAGGCAGGATTTGTCTTCCCAAGTTCAAGCTCTCACACAGGATATTACTCGGTTGAAAGCTGAGAATGAGCAAGTAAATGCTCTAAAAGCTGATGTTGACGGACTACACAAGGAGCTTTATGAAGCCAG GAGAGCTTTTGAATATGAGAAAAAAGCAAATGAGGAACAGATGGAGCAAAAGCAAGCAATGGAGAAAAACCTTGTGTCCATGGCTCGTGAAATAGAGAAACTACGAGCAGAGCAAATGGCCGGAGACAGAGGAGCCCGTGGACTTG GTGCTGGGAGTTATGGAATGTTGAATGGAAGCCCTGAAATGAGATATGCAGGCAGTGCCTATGGTGATATCTATGGCAGTAGCGGACGTTGGGGTCCCTATGATAAGCGTGGACCAACGCGACGTTGA
- the LOC127806399 gene encoding protein FLX-like 3 isoform X1: protein MAGRNHLPRQPEAFRGFRDGPRPIIHRGPGPLPLHPAALEEELEMQHREIQRILAENRHVIDENVILQRELAAAKDEIHRLGQVIPKLRADGEAHARELIDRALKLEAELRATEPLRSDLMQLRAEAQKLNALRQDLSSQVQALTQDITRLKAENEQVNALKADVDGLHKELYEARSGVKFLTGSNKELTLWRAFEYEKKANEEQMEQKQAMEKNLVSMAREIEKLRAEQMAGDRGARGLGAGSYGMLNGSPEMRYAGSAYGDIYGSSGRWGPYDKRGPTRR from the exons ATGGCAGGGAGAAACCATCTTCCTCGCCAGCCTGAGGCTTTCCGTGGTTTCCGTGATGGACCTCGGCCTATCATTCATCGAGGACCAGGACCACTCCCCCTTCACCCTGCAGCTCTGGAAGAGGAGCTTGAAATGCAACATAGAGAAATTCAGAGGATTCTTGCTGAGAATAGACATGTGATTGATGAAAATGTGATTCTTCAGAGAGAATTGGCAGCTGCAAAAGATGAGATTCATAGATTAGGTCAGGTCATTCCCAAACTCCGAGCTGATGGAGAGGCACATGCTAGGGAGTTAATTGACAGAGCATTGAAGCTAGAAGCCGAGCTCCGTGCCACTGAGCCTCTGAGGTCAGATCTTATGCAGTTAAGAGCTGAAGCACAGAAACTTAATGCTTTGAGGCAGGATTTGTCTTCCCAAGTTCAAGCTCTCACACAGGATATTACTCGGTTGAAAGCTGAGAATGAGCAAGTAAATGCTCTAAAAGCTGATGTTGACGGACTACACAAGGAGCTTTATGAAGCCAGGTCTGGAGTTAAATTTCTGACTGGATCAAATAAAGAGTTGACTTTATg GAGAGCTTTTGAATATGAGAAAAAAGCAAATGAGGAACAGATGGAGCAAAAGCAAGCAATGGAGAAAAACCTTGTGTCCATGGCTCGTGAAATAGAGAAACTACGAGCAGAGCAAATGGCCGGAGACAGAGGAGCCCGTGGACTTG GTGCTGGGAGTTATGGAATGTTGAATGGAAGCCCTGAAATGAGATATGCAGGCAGTGCCTATGGTGATATCTATGGCAGTAGCGGACGTTGGGGTCCCTATGATAAGCGTGGACCAACGCGACGTTGA